From the Lampris incognitus isolate fLamInc1 chromosome 10, fLamInc1.hap2, whole genome shotgun sequence genome, one window contains:
- the LOC130119872 gene encoding LOW QUALITY PROTEIN: testis-expressed protein 2-like (The sequence of the model RefSeq protein was modified relative to this genomic sequence to represent the inferred CDS: inserted 2 bases in 1 codon; deleted 1 base in 1 codon), whose product MTSQGSGSGSDRGGGTPPPRHAQGPKLQVQRSLSRDTITIHFSALGKEEEDDEEEIYGTSTSEQDAMGGLRGPEMSGAGDQGVVTGLEAREELLFELAGTETSPLAATLPVPSTTFSVQPTALHTQPHAHSPTLTIIPISTSSSVSTTTPTSSSRPSDRPSAHPTTTSSSSSSPCKSAALSSSKPFLSLVRSLSNEVDSRESLPASMPATPPQARHRHLMKSFVKSLSTDISKPEHQEGLLHHYHLHQQLSQPSQRPPLESRRNMQLFKQFSQPRLSTGTVVVTQAGGDSKTAPSSPITSPDGRSFFKVQEVEAKIEDTKRRLSEVMSDPLQLFSKIMGDESGMSGTGAAMTAHRVKSLSSSTSELSGVAAVNGHTESHNYSIKEEEGGEGEEEEETPTGEGPDSVFSSFPLLAPSPALSHASSSLVHKSPSLNLGHCSMSALVARQEEDEDFCELYSEDFELCTDTETPDKDRPESRQPHTGSTGLCSELDTEEEEYEEEEDVGTVPMTALMFLTQLVYCYLVLPLPPYVVVMVRGMVAGLLLAFLVLWLSSPRRSSCGTRRGRRSVDPWNVAQLDIKEPGIFKGWMNEIQSYDPEMYHATLTHSVYVRLEGSVLRLSKPNRNIARRAMHNEPKPDVTYISQKIYDLTDSKIHLVPQSLARKRIWNKKYPICIELAKQEDFMSKTQGESPRLGRRRXSRVGDRMDKGEKVEKGEGAEAGSGEEPKRPASGGGDLTIYLFGRTGRDKEEWFRRFLLASRVKSEGRSGSLPGIWKMAFLPSHSRSSSSHFGGSGASGGLDADSRSSSRGSLDEVPQSQTRLRDPSSASSWGCAGGGARQKMLLDYSVYMAKYVNPQPPLDSPTAPGSPKHSPDSSPSTTKRTANEFHSLWFDLDVSYSGSFLMTLETKMNLARLGKEGEGLGEQGKEGPRMYCLADSDEESSSAGSSDEEDPPELLTDKAIPPGGEGYVGGHRPSKIMRFVDKIAKSKYFQKATETEFIKKKMEEVSNTPLLLTVEVQECRGTLAVNIPPPPTDRIWYGFRSPPHLVLKARPKLGEREVTLAHVTDWIEKKLDQEFQKVFVMPNMDDVWLPIMHSAMDTRSNANSVTVTTNALQEPSEPEVSDM is encoded by the exons ATGACTAGCCAGGGCAGCGGCAGCGGTAGCGATAGGGGAGGTGGCACCCCACCGCCTCGCCATGCCCAAGGACCCAAGCTGCAAGTGCAGCGCTCCCTGTCCCGAGATACCATCACCATTCACTTCTCTGCACTGGGGAAGGAggaagaagatgatgaagaggagaTCTATGGGACATCTACATCTGAGCAGGATGCTATGGGAGGGCTTAGGGGTCCAGAGATGTCGGGGGCTGGGGATCAGGGAGTAGTCACAGGCTTGGAGGCAAGAGAGGAGCTTCTGTTTGAGCTTGCGGGTACAGAGACCTCCCCTTTAGCTGCCACACTCCCTGTGCCCTCCACCACCTTCTCTGTGCAACCcacagcactgcatacacaaccacacgcacactcacCAACCCTGACCATAATCCCCATCTCCACCAGCTCCAGTGTGAGCACCACCACCCCAACCAGCTCCTCTAGGCCCTCGGACCGACCTTCAGCTCATCCAACCACAACAAGCTCCAGTTCCTCTTCCCCATGCAAATCTGCAGCCTTGTCCTCCTCCAAGCCCTTCCTCAGCCTTGTCAGGTCCCTGTCCAATGAGGTAGACTCTCGAGAAAGCCTGCCTGCATCCATGCCTGCTACCCCTCCACAGGCACGACACCGACACTTAATGAAATCTTTTGTCAAGTCTTTGTCCACTGACATTTCCAAGCCTGAACATCAAGAGGGGCTTCTTCATCACTATCATCTTCATCAACAGTTGTCACAGCCGTCCCAACGCCCTCCACTGGAGTCACGACGCAACATGCAGCTCTTCAAGCAGTTCTCACAGCCTCGCTTATCCACTGGTACTGTTGTCGTCACCCAGGCCGGCGGAGACTCCAAAACTGCCCCCTCATCCCCGATCACCTCTCCAGACGGCAGATCCTTTTTCAAGGTCCAGGAGGTTGAGGCAAAGATAGAAGATACAAAGCGCCGGCTGTCAGAGGTGATGTCAGACCCCCTGCAGCTGTTTAGTAAGATTATGGGTGATGAGTCTGGAATGTCAGGCACGGGGGCCGCCATGACTGCCCATCGTGTCAAATCGCTCTCATCCAGCACGTCAGAACTTAGCGGTGTGGCAGCCGTGAACGGACACACAGAGAGCCACAACTACAGCatcaaggaggaggaggggggagaaggtgaggaagaggaggagacccCCACTGGCGAGGGCCCTGACTCTGTCTTTTCCTCCTTCCCATTGCTGGCACCATCTCCAGCCCTTAGCCATGCTTCCTCATCCTTGGTCCACAAGTCTCCCTCTCTCAACCTGGGCCACTGCTCCATGTCGGCCCTGGTGGCCAgacaggaggaggatgaggacttCTGTGAACTCTACAGTGAGGACTTTGAGTTATGTACCGACACGGAGACTCCGGACAAGGATCGGCCGGAGTCACGGCAGCCCCACACCGGTAGCACTGGGTTGTGTAGTGAACTTGatacagaagaagaggaatatgaagaggaggaggacgtgGGGACTGTGCCCATGACTGCTCTTATGTTCCTGACACAGTTAGTTTACTGTTACTTGGTCCTGCCCCTGCCACCATATGTGGTTGTGATGGTGCGAGGGATGGTGGCTGGGCTGCTGTTGGCCTTCCTGGTCCTGTGGCTGTCCTCCCCTCGACGCTCCTCTTGTGGGACAAGGAGAGGCCGACGGAGTGTGGATCCCTGGAACGTGGCCCAGCTAGACATCAAAGAACCAGGTATATTCAAG GGCTGGATGAACGAGATCCAGAGCTATGACCCGGAGATGTACCACGCCACCCTGACCCACTCGGTCTACGTTCGCCTGGAGGGCTCCGTCCTGCGACTGTCCAAGCCCAACCGCAACATTGCCCGTCGCGCCATGCACAATGAGCCCAAACCTGACGTCACCTACATCAGCCAAAAGATATATGACCTCACTGACAGCAAG ATCCACCTGGTGCCCCAGAGCTTGGCAAGGAAGAGAATCTGGAACAAGAAGTACCCCATCTGCATTGAGCTGGCCAAGCAGGAGGACTTCATGTCCAAAACCCAGGGGGAGAGCCCGAGGCTGGGGAGGAGACG TAGCAGAGTGGGTGACAGAATGGACAAGGGGGAGAAGGTGGAGAAGGGTGAGGGAGCAGAAGCAGGATCAGGGGAGGAGCCCAAGAGACCAGCTTCAGGAGGGGGAGATCTGACAATCTACCTGTTTGGGAGGACAGGGAGGGACAAGGAGGAGTGG TTCCGGAGATTTCTGCTGGCATCGCGAGTGAAGTCAGAGGGGAGAAGTGGCAGTCTGCCTGGTATCTGGAAGATGG CGTTCTTGCCCTCCCacagccgcagcagcagcagccacttTGGCGGGTCAGGCGCCAGCGGAGGTTTGGATGCAGACAGCAGGAGCAGTAGCCGGGGAAGCCTTGATGAGGTGCCTCAGTCTCAGACTCGCCTCAGAGATCCTTCATCTGCGTCGTCCTGGGGCTGCGCTGGCGGGGGAGCAAGACAGAAGATGCTGCTGGACTATAGTGTCTACATggcaaagtatgtgaacccccaGCCACCGCTGGATAGCCCAACAGCGCCTGGCAGTCCCAAACACAGCCCTGACAGCAGCCCCAGTACCACCAAAAGG ACAGCTAATGAATTCCACA GTCTGTGGTTTGATCTTGATGTGTCTTATTCCGGCTCCTTCCTTATGACCTTGGAGACCAAGATGAACTTGGCCCGtctggggaaggagggagagggccTGGGGGAGCAGGGGAAAGAGGG GCCTCGGATGTATTGTCTGGCTGACAGCGATGAGGAATCATCCAGTGCCGGCTCATCTGATGAGGAGGATCCCCCAGAACTCCTCACCGACAAAGCCATTCCCCCCGGAGGCGAGGG TTACGTGGGAGGACACAGGCCCAGCAAAATCATGCGTTTTGTGGACAAGATAGCCAAGTCGAAATACTTCCAGAAGGCCACCGAGACAGAGTTCATTAAGAAAAAGATGGAAGAGGTGTCAAATACGCCGCTGCTGCTCACCGTGGAGGTGCAAGAGTGCCGTGGGACGCTGGCGGTCAACATCCCACCTCCGCCCACCGACAGGATTTG GTATGGTTTCCGGAGTCCCCCTCACTTGGTGCTGAAAGCGCGGCCCAAACTGGGAGAGCGAGAAGTGACTTTAGCCCACGTGACGGACTGGATCGAGAAGAAATTGGACCAGGAGTTCCAG